The stretch of DNA atagtaataatataaagatACATCCTGTTGCTTTAAAATTCTTTAGCTAAAAACTTGATTCATTGTACATATGGAAACTAAGATAATGTtgatagttttattttgttttataagaaacaagcAATATGGTCCCCAAAATGGTGTTATTGCTAGGACCTTGTCAAACAAATTGTAATGCTTTATAACCGATCCTATTGCCAGATTCAGGTTATAGAGCACTACCAATAGTTCAACATAACTTTCACaagtttaaaatagaaaaaaaattctaataaatccatcaattatttaatattaataccCAACACTGAATAACAAGTCAAAATTAACTTTCAGATAATTAGATGAATTGCCATGAAGAGTAGTTCAGTTATAATTACTGACTAACTAATTTATATACAGACCTCTAGAAAATTTACAATAAATGTTAGCGGAACAAAAACTAAGGTTTATAATTCGTTACAATAATTCAATCCTTGAGACGTAGCCTCAAAGGATGCCCTACTATATGCATGATACAATAACAATTCCTAGAACACTTGTCTAGGAGAATTTTGGCTTGGTCCCTCTGCTACTCCTCAAATTTACCTTCATACCTGCAAAGAATAATAAACTCGAGTAAGTTCTATTGAACTTAGTGAGTGATCCATACCTACTATCTATTGCTACATTATTATGCTTGCGCTTCATAAGTTTGAAGTCCTGCTTGACTTCATTTGGGCTAAAACAGTATCGCGCAATCACCAGTGTAGACTTGTCATTCATTACATATTCAGTGACCTTCTCTCTTTTATATGAGGATTCTCTTATGGCGCTTCTATTCGTGCAATCATATGGACATACAATCGTATAAGCTAATACATAATCACAGatacttttttgaaaaattatttccaCCTCTTTCATATGAAAGGTGGACCACATAATCCCTTGGCTCATAGTAGTTATTTCCATAATTTCTTGGGAGATAGTCTATGTGAATACCCTCTTGTAAGGAAACATATACGGGTACTTACgtacttatatttttaaacagCAGAGGCATACTTGGTAGATTCATAACAAAATAACTTCGTCACAAATTGGAATCCAAATATGCAAACAATTCTACTTCAATCACAAGATTGAATCTCATGTTTAGTTTGGACATGACGCCTTAATAACAGATCTGGCAGATCGTCATAACTCACATCCGCCTCATAATAACCATTGGCCCATGCATAAAGGCTTACTCATAATAACAGTTTGCCAATTTTCGGACTCATAAAAGTGAACCTTTTCGTTGCAAAGTCATATTTGTCAGATAATCCCGAAAGACTTCCACATACTTTATAGTTTAAAATAACTTTCCACATATAAGATAATATTGACGGATTTCCCACATATAAGATAGTCTTGGTGGACTTCCACATATACAATAGTCTTGGAGGACTTCTCGCACAAAAGATAGTCTTGGCGAACTTCCACATTTACGATAGTCCTGATGGACTTCTCACATATAAGATAGTCCTCGCAGACTTCCACATTTATGATAGTGTTGACAAACTTCCTATATATAAGATAGTCCTAGTGGACTTCCACATTTATGATAGCCCTGACGGGTTTCCCACATATAAGATAGTCTTGGCGAACTTCCACATTTACGATAATGCCATGACCATGGACTTGCATTCACAAATACGACTTTAAGCCTTACACTACCCATTAAGGGCTTTCATATACCGGTGCGCACCTTTCTCTATACAATTTAAAACTCCATTCCTAGCTCAGTCCAATTGAACCTTTCTCAAAGTcacaattataaataaatgcATATGCGATCTTAATGCATGTCCATCCAAACCTCTGCAAAGCcacaattataaataaataacttgCGTGTCACAAAAATTTACTCCGCCAACAAATACTATTTATCATATGACATATCTCACACCCATCATTTTATCCACGCAACATATTCAATTTTACTCACAGCAATACAATTTCATATCATTAGTCAACATGCATCACGCCTCACATTTCATCTAACATGATCAGACTCACAACCAAACGTATTTGCACGTCAACACCACATACACACACAAAACATCAACATCTCGCCTTAGCGTACTCACTGGTTACAAGGCTTAACGCACTTCATGAATAACATACTTCATGATGCATAAATACTCAACCACAGGATGATTCACCATTTGTAAAACACTAATTCAAACATATTCATTACACTAATAACATAGGAAACATCCATTTAAGATCTCACCTAAAAGCTGAAGCCAACTCATTTCTGATGTCTTTCCTTTGCTATTTGCCAACAGTAGCAGCAACTTAATCATCAAAACATAACAACCAAGTTCGGAAAATCCAACAAAAATAATTCATCATCATAAAAACCATAATTTCCTTACATGAAAAGGCCATTTAGATGATTATCTGCCACCCTTAACAACATAGGACATAATCAATAGTTTAACTAAAATTCTTATCTTTCTtcccattttttttttaatttgttaatataGAAAGGTTAGAAAGTTTACTAGCTTACGAGATTTCCAATTTCTAAGTCTCAAACCTCTATTTTTGTCTCCATGCACAAATGCTCCTTAAGTCTTCTCTCTTCCATGGAAAACTAGAGGAAGgatgaagaaaaaacaaaaaaaatgaaagaacaaTCCCGAAAAATAACACATCTCTTATATATAGTCCTTTGATACCCCTTTCACCAACCCCAATTCAATAGCCACCTGGAATAATATTAACCATCATGTCACCGATTAAGAAATTATCTAGTTCATAAGCAATCGAACTAATGTTAAAATCTAACCTTACTCAACCATCCCGCCAAATACTCTTATTTACAAAAAGAACCCGTCAGATTGGAAAGCTTTTCAATTTAATACGCAAGTCTCCCATATGATTTAAGATTTTTAACAAGTCTGGGTGTGacactaaattccctaaataagAATGTTAGGCACATTTGATTTCTATATGTATGAGGTTATGAATGTAGCTTTccttaaatgaaaatgaaaatgaaaatgaagctgacctgaaaatgaatttatgattttcgaattaaataaagttcgaaaaagaaataaattatttggtcATGGTAAATCcattgaatataaaaatattaaatatattttcttaggCTAGATGATGGATTCAATGCTCGGGACCTCAAGATATACCTAAACCTGTGCACGAGAAAGCAAACTATACACTGAGCGATAAAGCTCATTGGTATTATCATGATTCAAGTCAAAATAATATAAGTTTCAATAAATTGCATACAATCAATTTCATATTCTAATACCAATTATCAAATTCATCATATGGCTCAATTTACATTTCATCATTTCCAATTCATCAACCAACTCATCATTTCATTACATAACATAATATGATTCAACCCCAATTCAAagtcaatttcatattttcatcaagttatattattttcaattttattcaatttattcctctATTTCAATAATCAATATCAATcataacaattcaattcaaataatcattttCAACTCACCTCAGTATCATATTATGCAAAACAATGTAAATATGTAACAATTATAATGATtcaaatcatagaaatacaaactgaagACTCGAGTTACTTGTCGTCAGCTCTTGCCTTTCCTTTCACTCTCAACGGACTTGTGTCATCTATGCATTGACAACTATAATTAGTTTATTAAAGAACTTTGAAAATCATCTATGCATTGACGATCAAACTCATGAATCAAACGAAAACTTTATCTTTGACTAGAGTTTCATCTTATTGATTTTCTCACAACTTTTAATTATTGCTTTCTTTGTTAAGTTTAAATtgagtttttctattttctatttttttaaaaattccctatcatctttattttgtttatttttatttaggaaATAAAATTATCATTGGTCTTTATATATTCGActttatttactattattttctaCAAGTTTATTTttgaatagaaattgatttttgacGGTCTTAACAATCCTACAAATTTTGCCTGTTCCTAGGACTGGTATTaataactttatttcttttcattaTCCTTAACATTTGATCATGATTGCATATTCACAATATTTCGAATTCAAATAGGAGTTTCCAAGTAGAgcgaatgaaataaaaaaaaaaaaatctcttgaGAATCAAATTTCTAAACTAACCTCTTTTATTTGACAATTGGTTGCATGTGTGATTTATGACTATTACAGTTAGTACACCGATATATATTCTACATTTCAAAAAGACTcctatgaatttatgaatacAATCAAATAGATATGATCCATATTCTAACACTTACAATCATGAATGGAAGGATACTTTAGTTGAGATGAAAATATCAAAATTGACCTAAAACAAAAAGAATGTAAATTCCAATGTTGTTGTTTAGCTGCACCCTTTGAATTGAATAATTCACTTCCTTGAATgactttttgtttttaaattaaatgaagaTTGAAGTAAAGTCATAGCTAAAAATTACTACttaattatatttgattattgtggtttgtttgtattttagGAGAAGGATACATGCCAGTTTCTTATGGATGAATCAACTCTGTTTTTATATGCTTTGACATCAATTGATTAATTCtagagttaaaaaaaagaagaaggagaaaCCGAGTATGCATATTCGGACGGTGAGAAATGAGTAAATCGAATCGAGTTAattgaaaaaatcgaaaaaaattttcatatttcgagttatttgaattattcgagttgaatttcacaattcaaataactcgaataatttgaataacaaatTGGTATAAATATCCTTTTAGTCATTGTCAACTTTAAGAATAAGTAAATTAGTTTCTATCTCAAcagaattacaaaaaaaaatcaaaataattttcaaaaaattcaaaataatttttaaatctaaaatatttataaaaaaatcaaaacttgtacttaaatttttttaaaaaaaatactaaaaagtatataaaaaagttaaaattttttaaaaaatttaaaataataattttgaattaattaatgattcaaatttatcatactcaagtatcttaatttttattattttattttgaattttttttaaatatatataattttaaatttatttgttaacCCATATGATAACTTGATAATCAAAGTTATTTATCACCTCATGTGATCTGggtttgaatttaattttatctaatttaacTGAAAATTTCTTCACCGATCCAAAtcctaattaaaacaaaaaagaaagaaactgaGTATGCAGCTAGTTTTAACCTTGGGTTGGGACTTGGGAGCCTCAACAGCACCAATCATAACGTAGCAGCAGTTGAGTAAGGAGAGGAGCGTCAAACAGCGCGTGAAAAAGGAGCGTGGTGCTTTAATCAATCACAATCTCCTGTATAGGTAAACGTCCCTATAAGCCAATAGCTTTTGCTTCCTCTTTCCCTTCACTGACATTCAACAAAAACAGTAAAACAAACAAAagtaagaaaatatataaaagaaagcgAGCTtctcaaaaaaagaagaaaatataagAAAGAGAGACTTGGCCTTAGGGAACCTGAGCAGTGAGCATTGATAGAGCAGGAAAAGAACCTCAGCTCCAAGAGAAGCTTTAACTTAACCAACCctgtttggttttgggttttccAGGGTTCATTATTTCCAAGCCTTTTACATTTGTtctttttcctgaaaatattaaCTGAAGCTAGCTATCTCAAGGACTACCATCCATCCTTCAGGTAAAAACTAAAAACCCAGCTCTGTTTTCTCCTTATCCTTTCTGTTAAACATGTATGTTTCAggttatatttcatttttcagCAATGTAAATTTCTAGTGGTGTTCATGTTCCTTTAGTTCCTTCATCAGAAAAGATTGTTTCTAAATGTGTTTAAGAGTGAGTAGGTTTTGCTTTATGTTAACAATTATATCTGTCTCTCTCGTTCTTCATACCCTTTTTTCCTGCTTGCCTTTTTTTATATATCCTTGAAACTATGTCTTCTTCAAGTTCATCTACTCCATTTTGCATTGTTCATTTAATTCTTTCTTCCATGTTTTACTTTCAAAGTTATCAAGCAAAATTTGGGGAAGATAAACGAGATTTTTCATGGAGTTATAGAGCTTTTTGGTCTTAAATTTGCAGGAGAAAATGGAAATATAGGAAAAAGTAGTTTTATTGGATTGGTTGGGTACACCCCACTGCCACATTTTTTCATTAAGAACATAATGTTTCAGTTTTTTGGTCCAAAAGTAatgtaaataaacaaattttaattccAAACTGAGTACGAGCAGTCCCTCATGGATTATTAATTTACTTCGTTCATTTCTAGCTGGTCCTTCGTGGTTTCAATAATGTGGGATCTCCTTTTTTGATCGTTGGTTTCAATAATGTGTTGTGTAGCAAATCTTTCACTAGAGACAGAGAGAGTGGAAagatggtttttttttaataatatcatcatatttgctcttttttagataatgcctagaactactcatagctCCTCCCAACTCATAAATTGGAGAATAATCCACTTCAGCGTACTCGAACACATGTATGGcaactttatttttcctttcattttaaattagGTCATTTTGGTTCTGGTTGGTAGTAGTGGAATTAGTTTCTGTGGAGTTTCTTCGAAGGAATTGTATTTGATTGTTTGTTGGTTAAGGCTTGATATACATTCCAGCTTGCACAACCTCTACATCTATAATATCAGAATCTACCCAATGTAACTTCTCAATCCATGATTTTTTTGCAGCTTGTGTGGGCCAAGTCGGGTTTGAAGCAGAGCCCTTTTACCAGTTCAAGGGGATATATAAATCATGCAGACCCCAAAAGCAAGGTAAGATCCTCATTAGTTGCACGGTATATTGTTAAACCCTTTTTTCACCCCCTTTGAAGTAGGGCAGTTTGTAGTTGTTTAGCTTGTGCTTGAAAAAATGGTTGCAACATTAACTTCTTTAAGGTGGGTGACTGCTTAGCTATGAAGTTGTTAGTAAGCTATCGATCCGCCCTGCATTATGATTGGTTATATAGAAAGTTGTAGAAGTAGTTACAACCTCCTGAAAGAAGCTCTTGTATGATGTAATAGTAGTCATCGACTAGAAGCTTCATTGATGTTTTTTTACTTGTATCGAGTTTCATTGTTTTTGGCAGTAAAACAAGCCCCCTAGAAGTGCCTCAGAGAAACTCTTCTGCTACACCTCGAACTTCTCATCAAATGAAGATATCAGGATCTGATGCTGGCACGGTTTCATCCCCAAATCCTGCAAGTAAGACACCCAAAGATAGAAGTCCGAAGGTTACTGAGCGTAAAGCATTGAGAAGCCCGGTATCTGAGGTATTCTTTGGTCACTTATGAATGGTTAAGAATAGGATGATGCTTACCGTAATGAAATCTGCAAATTGTTTTCCGTTATTACCGGATAGTTGTCTGTTTTTACTTCTCCACTTGATTACTCGCACTGACAAAATGTCCAAATGTTTGGTGTGAGCTCTAGAAAAAGCGTGCAAGCCGAGTGACCGAACTGGAAGCGCAACTCACTCAACTTCAGGATGATCTAAGAAAGACCAAGGATCAACTGACTGCTTCCGAGTCATGGAAGAGGCAAGCCATGCAAGATGCTGAGGAGGCTAAAAAGCAGCTATCAGAAATGTCAGCCAAGCTTGAAGAATCCGAACAGCAGTTGCTGGAAATTTCTGTCTCTGAGGATGGTCGGGTTCAAGAACTCCGTAAGATCTCACAAGAACGAGATAGAGCATGGCAGTCAGAACTCGAGGCTGTCCAGAAGCAGCACTCGATGGATTCTGCTGCCTTGGCTTCTGCTTTGAATGAAATCCAGAAGCTTAAAGCTCAGCTGGAAAAGGCATATGAATCAGAAGCCATTCAAACTAAACATGCTGAATCCGCATATGCTGAAATTCAGAACTTGAGGATTGAACTGACTAAAACTCTTTCCTTGGTTGAAACACTTAAGTCTGAGATCAATAACTGCAGAGAATCTGAAGCCCAGGCCGTTGAAGTTGTTAGCGAAACAGAAATGCAACTGGAAGCAGCAAATAAAACCGTGGAAGTACTGCGATCCGATGCCACCAAAAGGACCGAAGCTTACAACAAATTGTCATTGGAGTTAGAACAGTCACAGGCTAGAGTTAAGTCTCTGGAGGAACTTGTGAGCAAGCTACAGGCAGAACTCGTTGGTAATAGCAGCAAAACATTGAAGGATCGCAATGATGATGAACTGCCGCAGAAGAATGGAGAAAATGAGGATATAGAGAAGCTCAAAACGGAGCTTAATTTTGCGAAACTTGAAGTGGGTCAATTGAAATCAGCATTGGATGCATCCGAGGTAAGGTATCAAGAAGAATATATTCGGAGCACATTGCAAATTAGAAGCGCTTACGAACAAGTGGAATGCATACGAACGCAGTCATGTCAGAGGGAGATGGAACTGGAAAccgaattaaataaaatgaaagctGATGTTGAAGAATTGAGAGCAAACTTAATGGATAAGGAGACTGAACTGCAGAGTATTTTGGCTCAAAACGAGGAGCTGAATTTGAAGACCGAGAAAAAACAGTTCGATGAAGAAGAGCTGGAACTTTCAATGAAGTTGAAGAAAAAGTTAGAGGCCGATTTGACGGAATTGAATGCAAATTTGACAGCCAAAGAAACCGAGTTGCAGAGCGTAACCATGCAAAACGAGAAGCTCAAAATGGAGATTATGAAGATGGAAATGGATAGTAATAAACTTAGTGATGAATCTGCTGCCTTGTTAGAAGCAGCAAGGGCAGCAGAGCAAGAGGCTCTACTGAAACACGACAATTTAACTGAGGAAGCCGAAAAAAGTAGAAAAAGAGCAGCTCAGGTGACCGAACAGCTTGGTGCAGCACAAGCAGAAAACAATGAAATGGAGGCTGAGTTAAGGAGAATAAAGGTTCAGTCAGATCAATGGAGAAAAGCAGCTGAGGCAGCCACTGCCATGCTTTCAACTGGGAACTACGGAAAACACATGGACAGGACCATACCTTTTGACGGCAACCATAACCCTGTAACGGGTTCACCCAACTCGGAAGACATGGATGATGATTCACCAAAGAAGAAAAATGGCAACATGTTGAAAAAGATAGGTGTGTTATGGAAGAAAGGCCAAAAGTAGCTGAAAATGTTGCATATATTTCTGCTCTAAATGTTTCGTGGTTTTCTCTATGTTTTCAATTTATGCAAAATTCATCTTAAATTTGTTATTCCAATTGAGTCAGTCTTATGCAAAATTTCAAGGTTACTACTTATACCTCATAATTTGAGTTCATTTCTGAATGCTCATTAATTATCTCAGTGATTGAAATTAGTTAAAAGAGAGTACTACCGTTCCTTGCAAATTTTGTGACCGAAATTTTTCTTAGGTAGCCATTTCTAAAACTCTCAATGTTGAAAATGTCACAATTCCGACCTGAATATCCAACCTCTGGCGTAAATTATTGTAatgcccaattttagcccgggctcacatatgaaaacataattttcgAGGATATACAATCTTacatatgatatgtaatcttaaatatgatatatgcaatcttagatatgacatatacaatcttagaagatatgattttgtaatcttaaagatttaatttgtagataccctttaatcttagccgttgatgtaattgatctgtaccgttggatttggggaggcttaactataaatagaggtctctcccTTTATTGTCGAAAAAAAAGAGAATCAATAAAAAAgggagaacgattggcagttttttaaaggtggcttactgttttcttttttttttctttttcgattattttttacttatttacgattttaaaaaa from Gossypium hirsutum isolate 1008001.06 chromosome D04, Gossypium_hirsutum_v2.1, whole genome shotgun sequence encodes:
- the LOC107899675 gene encoding interactor of constitutive active ROPs 2, chloroplastic, encoding MQTPKASKTSPLEVPQRNSSATPRTSHQMKISGSDAGTVSSPNPASKTPKDRSPKVTERKALRSPVSEKKRASRVTELEAQLTQLQDDLRKTKDQLTASESWKRQAMQDAEEAKKQLSEMSAKLEESEQQLLEISVSEDGRVQELRKISQERDRAWQSELEAVQKQHSMDSAALASALNEIQKLKAQLEKAYESEAIQTKHAESAYAEIQNLRIELTKTLSLVETLKSEINNCRESEAQAVEVVSETEMQLEAANKTVEVLRSDATKRTEAYNKLSLELEQSQARVKSLEELVSKLQAELVGNSSKTLKDRNDDELPQKNGENEDIEKLKTELNFAKLEVGQLKSALDASEVRYQEEYIRSTLQIRSAYEQVECIRTQSCQREMELETELNKMKADVEELRANLMDKETELQSILAQNEELNLKTEKKQFDEEELELSMKLKKKLEADLTELNANLTAKETELQSVTMQNEKLKMEIMKMEMDSNKLSDESAALLEAARAAEQEALLKHDNLTEEAEKSRKRAAQVTEQLGAAQAENNEMEAELRRIKVQSDQWRKAAEAATAMLSTGNYGKHMDRTIPFDGNHNPVTGSPNSEDMDDDSPKKKNGNMLKKIGVLWKKGQK